The region gataaataatttttaaaaatatgtttattatatccATACATATCAAAaagtaaattaaataaaccatgtttttttatattcgtattttcattataagatgctataatatttttcaataatcTATTATGAGATTTCCATTCTAAAAATTcatttcgatttttttgatttatttttatagtttCATTACTcattgaaatattattattttcattttttccacTGTCTTTTTCGATTTCACTTTTATCAACACCCTTCctattattataactaTTCACATATTCTAATGATGTATCTCCCTTTacaaaattgttaatattattatacgaAAAAATTTCACTACTTAATTCTGTATTGTCATGATGTGCCTCTCCATTTGGAACTTCAATTGTTTTTGCATTACATAAATCATGAGTGTTTTCTTctttgttattataaatatgtttatataaatttccAGACGTTTCTGTATATACAATCGGTGAATTTATATTGTTAGCTAATATTTTactatcattattatctcCTAAGCAATCAGTATTCAAAACTGGAGCATACTGTTTATTCATAGAATTAATCTGAGTCTCATAactatcattattatatattttataaccatttacatttttattattcgcTACGAAATCATATTCTCCcgaattattttcatattgaATATGCTTTgaatcttttttattatccgtattataaattttacaaatattattaataccAATcgaattatcatttttatttggattGTTGTAATGATATTCTgatgttttatataaacgagtatttcttaaattcatatttttatctggatttacaattaaattgtttatattattttgataatttgtatatccattatttattttatcttcaTACGGATAAAacatatcatttttatattctacTACATTTGGAAGATTATAATTCCCCATGATATTTCCTCTATTTATGCTACTTGTTATATTTGTCTTTGGATTTGTATATATCTCtttattcatattcatattgaaagaattattataaatattttttcctgtATTAATAATAGGACTCTGTTCATAAATAGtgttattgtttttattatgatcATTCAAAAGGTATACACTATTCTTATCATTTATTCCTTGTTCGAATAGAGAAattccattattattttttatattaacattagggtaataatttttaatatgtgtGCCTGAACTTCTGCTTCTATAATAGTGAGgatatacattatttttattaatttcatCATCTACTTTTACAAATCGTTTATTCATacttatattattcatcgtataatttttatctatCATATTATAAGGCATACCcaaattgttatattttacatttctCATTTTACTATCaccataataattattattattatttatactgCTCATTCCATATGGCCCTAAGCCTCCCAATTCAACTGTGTTATAACTATACATAGAATTTTCTgctattccattttttttaattcccTCACGATTTTTCAAAGCCAAATCATTATCTAATTTATTCTGATATTGTGCATATCCACTCccgtatatattattttccttcCTTTCAATACCGttcttcatattttttttttattgaattTCTTTATGAATgcacatgtatatattaaatgtcTGGTATTGCTGCTCCAggtattaaaatttttatttattacaaaaagttgaaataataatttataaaaaatctgCAACTTATTAAAGTAGTAAGCGATACAAAGATAGAAAATTTTGACAGACAGGAAAATGCGCCAAATAAACGCAAAAACAAAGCAAAACAAAAGACTAAAAACTATAACAAAAactaaaacaaaaataaaaaataaaataaaactaaaACAGATAATTAACAAAATGTATGCCGTCTAGCGGTTACAAACattacaattatttatttgctcGTTAAAGtagcaaaataatatttccgTATTtccctttatttttttttacacacaAATAGCGTTAAATTTCtcgtattaaaaaattgaaaaatttatataattgcctccataataataaagttaataaaaattcagaTCTTGGAaatgtaataaaagaaattaaatGTGTTTACCAGaacaaacatattttttcctacAAAACATGcatggaaaaaattatccatatattttacataatatattttatatacatatgtaatGCTCTTATTTATACAACCATACGCACATATTGTCTAATCGCATGTAcgttataaaataatgcaaaACAATACGAagcaaaataaacatataatatatgaaaataacaaaattattatatttatatattattatttttttattattcccaTATGTAATGTATTTACATatagtttttttcattacacttaatacaaaattacttattttcaaaatgcATTAATGTGCACTTACCATAcgcttattttttttttatttttactttttatatattttcatttttattaggaCACATTCTAgcttattatatttcaCCGATCTCCTATATGTATTcctatttatttgtaacagtaaataaaatatttattttatatgtctTATTTATAGTTCCGGTTTATGCAACactaaataatatataaacttttgttttattcaACTAGTACCCAAatttcaaatattattcatataaaaggTGTgcaatacataaaaaaacgtTGGCAACCATTTTTTTAGCTTTTATTATGTTGTATATCCCTCTCTCATTTTCAATGATTTATACggaaatacaaaatattcatttttcaaCTTATTTGCTTTACctattaaatgataaattcACCGTTTTTGGAACTTCTCTTATTTTAAAGCCAAAAAATTTgagtaatatatatttaaaaaaaaaaaaaaaagttgtaataaaaatatttataaaatagtacatgacaaaaatgaatatatagggtcatataaaaattttcatttaatttggCATGAAAATGGTATGATAAGACATAggttgaaaataattatgttgttttaaaaattgcataaaattaaaagatttaaataattatttatgccaaaaaataaaaacattatatcaaaaaaaaataaaaaaatatataaacataggaaatatgtacatatatatatgcatattttttataaaatattaaagacCTTAcgattttaaatattacaaaattataaacattaaatttatgaaaatatataacatttacTAATTAATGTaacatattcattttatgttcctcaaaaatttttacaCACTTACAAAAAGATATATGTAACTAAAAAATCGGTGGTTTTATTCCATCTTTTTAAgcatatcatatattttaaaatgcaCACAGCATGTggtacatttttaaaaaatgacatACCTTTCAtggtttatattattttttttcttcgaTACCCACAAATTAACGAGAAGATACTTTTGCAGTACGAACAGATCttctatataaataataagatTGTATATCCActattaacaaaataaacagtaccattataaaaacataaaatctTGATGAAACTGATTCACATGTTTTAGTCTCATGATttaatgtataaaaataccATATAGAACAATCTGGATCAATACAAATATTCAATGCAGGCTCATATATTTGATCACCTATACATTCCACTTTCTGTGTGCATTTATCATTGGAGTGAtgaaaactttttttatttgaaagtCCAACtctataattttcttgATCCACTacaacataaaaattatttaatacataagttccaaattttattaatggTTTCGTTGTTCTTCCACTATTTCCATTTGATGTACCTTCCCTTACATCAGGgattatacataaataattattatttggtcCATCCtctttaattattaaattatctaaaggaatatgaatattttttatattttctccatgcccattatcattattatttatattattattcgaTACTATATCGTTATCtgaaaaggaaaatttCAAAACAGGTAATGgtctatatttatcatcaaTTGAACACATTCTAGGTACTGTATCCTCATTAAATTCGATTTCTTTATTGCTTGGTATACAtctttcatcatttttattaacaggTAAATATTGCATTAAGCTTAACCAAAACATTTTCGGAAGAACTAAGCACTTACTACTTAAATCAATAGCGCCTTGCCAATTGCTACTATTTTTcccaaatatattattattacatacttctaaattatatattgtaaattGCATAAAAGAATCTGAAAATATTCCACCTCTTTCTCTTGGTTCAGACCATAAAATAGGttcatattcttttttataatccCCTATATGTATTTCTGAGGGTAGCATTTCTCCGTTTAACATATTTGGATtaccattttttgttttagaTGAAAATAACTTAATTACAGATTCTTGGATATTTGTTACAAATCCtgtattattcatattcttattttttttattattttcaactaacgcattataaaaatttatatttcttcCATTCTTTTCTGATgaattgttaatatatttttttgttgcaTTTTCAGGTAAATTAATATCAATACCAAAcaatgaattatttttttcaagtaTTTCATTCCAAACACTCTTATTTCTACAACTTAATTCATTACCTGCAAGTCCCATAATACCATCTGTGTCTTTAAATAAATCCCagttattataaatagatAAATCTACTATAAGCTTAATATCTGCAGTTTCaaatgtatttaaattatttggcTCCACTTCaccattatcattttttccctcgacttttttatttacatgtTTTAAGTCCATAAGTTCAATTGTGTCAAACCCTTCTATATGACTTGCGCTATATTTTAATGCATCATAGTATATGTTTGGATATTcaactttattatttatgtttaatCTTTTATCAGCATAACATTCATAAGGCATGGATAATATAGCAGGTAAGCAAATCATATTATTGCTACACCATAATGCAGTTTCTGAAAGACTAGGGTCATAACATTTTCTCTTACTATTCTCATCCTTTTGATAACATGAAATTGAATCATCCATAAAAACATACATTCCTTCTAATCGACTATTCAAAGAAAGTTTTAACAATTGATTTCCAACTTTAACAttcgtatatatattgttatgctcagtaaaatataaatctaATGTTAATCCTGTAAATTCATTTACAGTTTTATAAttacttttatttctttcacTCTTTTCTTCAACATTTTCAATAGTATCACTACTAACactcatatttatttctttatttccatttttttcatctgaAGATTCCAGTGTGTTagatttattatcattattaatatgcatatcctttttattttcatattgcTCGGCATCGTTCCCCTTATCACTTTCAGCATTATTTCCCATTGGTTTCATTTCATCATCCACTTCATGATTGGAATTTGTAGTATCCacgttttcattttttggtgttatattttgaatattaaCTGAGGACCCGGGGGAATTGCTTTCCCCTATATCACTATTTAAAAGTCTGTGactaatatattcatttttatgtacTATATCATTATGTTTAAATccaaatatgcata is a window of Plasmodium chabaudi chabaudi strain AS genome assembly, chromosome: 5 DNA encoding:
- a CDS encoding peptidase, putative — encoded protein: MDIKNTICKGFNFSLILIVVVICIFGFKHNDIVHKNEYISHRLLNSDIGESNSPGSSVNIQNITPKNENVDTTNSNHEVDDEMKPMGNNAESDKGNDAEQYENKKDMHINNDNKSNTLESSDEKNGNKEINMSVSSDTIENVEEKSERNKSNYKTVNEFTGLTLDLYFTEHNNIYTNVKVGNQLLKLSLNSRLEGMYVFMDDSISCYQKDENSKRKCYDPSLSETALWCSNNMICLPAILSMPYECYADKRLNINNKVEYPNIYYDALKYSASHIEGFDTIELMDLKHVNKKVEGKNDNGEVEPNNLNTFETADIKLIVDLSIYNNWDLFKDTDGIMGLAGNELSCRNKSVWNEILEKNNSLFGIDINLPENATKKYINNSSEKNGRNINFYNALVENNKKNKNMNNTGFVTNIQESVIKLFSSKTKNGNPNMLNGEMLPSEIHIGDYKKEYEPILWSEPRERGGIFSDSFMQFTIYNLEVCNNNIFGKNSSNWQGAIDLSSKCLVLPKMFWLSLMQYLPVNKNDERCIPSNKEIEFNEDTVPRMCSIDDKYRPLPVLKFSFSDNDIVSNNNINNNDNGHGENIKNIHIPLDNLIIKEDGPNNNYLCIIPDVREGTSNGNSGRTTKPLIKFGTYVLNNFYVVVDQENYRVGLSNKKSFHHSNDKCTQKVECIGDQIYEPALNICIDPDCSIWYFYTLNHETKTCESVSSRFYVFIMVLFILLIVDIQSYYLYRRSVRTAKVSSR